A genome region from Musa acuminata AAA Group cultivar baxijiao chromosome BXJ3-5, Cavendish_Baxijiao_AAA, whole genome shotgun sequence includes the following:
- the LOC135637563 gene encoding lysine-rich arabinogalactan protein 19-like, with protein MAVASSRFPVLAFVLMSLAVASFAQGPAAAPSKSPTAAPVKPPAPAPLTPPAASPVSKPPSPGPAAETPTASPPAPPTSTPPSESPAFTPSSISSPPATAPSALPPAGNGVADLTFSWVTAFAAAAVAAAAL; from the coding sequence ATGGCGGTCGCGTCCTCCCGCTTCCCCGTCCTCGCATTCGTCCTTATGTCACTCGCCGTGGCTTCCTTCGCGCAGGGCCCAGCCGCCGCACCCTCGAAATCCCCCACCGCAGCTCCCGTGAAGCCGCCCGCTCCAGCCCCCTTGACGCCGCCCGCCGCCTCCCCTGTCTCGAAGCCGCCGTCCCCCGGCCCCGCCGCGGAGACGCCTACCGCATCCCCTCCGGCCCCGCCGACCTCGACTCCCCCCTCTGAGTCGCCCGCGTTTACGCCGTCGTCGATCTCGTCCCCCCCTGCGACCGCTCCCTCGGCCCTGCCTCCTGCGGGTAACGGCGTCGCCGACCTTACCTTCAGCTGGGTCACCGCATTCGCCGCCGCGGCCGTCGCCGCTGCTGCGCTGTAG